The genomic DNA CTACCATTGTCAGCCTTAAGGAGGCGACGATGACAACACTTCAAGATGCATTTGGTAAACGGCTACGTGATATCCGTCGCAGGATGGATCTTACTCAGGAAAAATTAGCGGACTCCGCAGATATGTCGGTTCAGTACATTTCCGATATTGAGCGCGGCAAAAGGAACCCTTCACTGTCGAGCATAGAAACGCTCGCAAGGGCCTTGGATATGTCTGTTTCAGATCTTTTCAATATGGAAGAATTTCAAATTGATGCAGGTGAGATGAGAGATAAACTCATATCTAGAATTGAGCAGGCGGACGAAGAAAAGCTCCGTGTGTTTTTCGCCATTTCGCGGACGATACTTGGGTAGCTTCTGATTGATAGCCTCTTGCGTCGGTTTTAACCCCATGAGGGCTGTCTGACGGTCTCTCAGATGTTATTCTGGGGTAGGATAAATCAAGATGGCAGCCCCATTACGGGACTGCCTCTTCTCTGGGGTAGTCGCTAACCGATCTTAATTTCGTTAGTAGTATTTAGCACACTCTGAAATTCAGAGAGCATCAGACCATGAAGGAATTCTTCGTCTTCAGCCTTCATTAAAAAGCTGTCATGAATCGGAATGCACGGTTTACCTAGCTCCATACATCGTGAAAGTATCCTTGATACGATGAGTGAATCAAGACATTGGATTGATCTACCTGTCTCGGTGAAGAAGTACTTCTTGATCGGGGCATGATGTTGAGTGAGACTATCAAGTATTTTTCAAATCTCCCAATCCTCAAGTTTACCTCTGGGTACTGCCTTCCTGATTGCTTCGTAGGCAGCCCTTTTCCCCCGTGTATTGAAAATAATCAACATTGATTTTTTTACATAGGGACGAAGGGGTTCAAATCCCGGAATAGTGTAAAGATCACCATGTGGTGGGACTATACCCTCAAGAGCGTACAAGAGGTTTAAATGATAGCTCGAAAAGTCAAGCTCAATCACCTTTGAATAATTGATTAAAACCTGCTTGCGTAAGTGGTATGGCAGTCCACTTTTACACAGTTTCTTCTGCCAAAGACACTGAACCCAATGACCGTACCAACGTCCACCTCAGGCGAAATAACGACCTGTGGATTCATCGTAATTGAATGATCTTCGAAGATACGGAAACCGAAAAGCATCTGGATACTGACGACGGCACATTTCTAATCCATACTGCTGCTCTGGGGTTAGTTCGTCCATTGAAAAATGAAACTTCGATAGGAAGGTATTGTAAGCTGTGATGAATCCTTCTTGCTGCTCAGAACTGAAATAAAATTTGAACCCGTTTAGATCATGCAGGACAATTTCACCTTCAAAATGTTCATAAGGTATGAATTTTGATTGCCTGCGCTTCTTCCCCTTTTTACCCTTGACTGGGGCCTTCCAGATCTTTTTGACTGAAATTGGATTTCTTATGAGTTGCAGACTAGAAAGATCAATTTTTCCAGAGAGATGACTTTGAATAATGCTGATCAATTCCAATTTTGGAAGAAAAAAAGATCTGATGCTTTCATATTTAAGGTCATCATCCTCAGACTCCTCAGATTCAGTTGGGAGTTCAAATGTTTTCCCCTGACAGATCCGAACCAACTTGAATTCCTCAAGCTGATCCATAACTGACATAACCCATTTGGAATATCCACGAGGATTTCTGGGATTTGATGATACTCAGTAATTTTTATCCCGTGAAAGTGTGATGGCATCTGCGCCTTCATCAATCAGAATAAGTGTATTGAGGATCAATTGGTTAATTAAGTCCCGTGCTTTTAAGCGGGTGGTTTTATATTTAAACATCTGATTAACGCCAGCAATGCCACAAAGTTCGTCAGCGCATGGGGTCATAATTGCATTAAGGTCATCATCAATGTTGAAAAATTTCATTCAAACCAGATGAATACTCTTCATCAGTTGATAATCGTTATTGTCAAATTTAATCATTTTATATTCCTTTGTTTAAAGTATTGAAGAAGAAACCATTAAACCTATCAAGGTATTTAATGTATTACCCTTTTTTTTATTTCTCTATTCTTTCCTTCTCTCTTTTTCATTTTCCCCTCTCTTCATTAATAGGACATTTTGAAATCATTGAATCAGAATAAATGTTAACCACGTAATCGAAACCCTCACCATACCATAAACATTATTTTGTTTCGGATTAATTCGTCATAACCACTTATTTTCTAACAACATTTACTAACTTTAAAGCTAGTATCGATATCAATATTCCAACCTGTCACAATAAAGACGGGCTGTTTCAACTATTACATTTAACTGATTTAGATCAGCCCAACACATAGCTTTTCAACCCGACTTTTAACTAATTAATTCAAGGACTTTCCCTTTGCAATGGGCGACCCATACCATATTTAATATAAGCATCTCTTACTACTTCAGTGATATAGTTTTTTTCATCCTGTACAAAGTCTAAGCCAACATTCACGAATTTCACCTTTTGCCCTTGAATTACACGATGTAGCTCTTTCCAGCTTTCAGCAAAGGCCAATTCTCGCCCCTGACTTCTTGTTCATCCATCAGCTTCTCACTTATAAATCAGCCCACGATCGATCACGTCAACTAGTAATGAATTTGTTGTACAAACCAAAACACCTTTACCTAAGGCTTTAGCGACACTACCTTCTATCACCGAAGCAATCGTTGCAGGTTCTTTACCGTAGCAAGTTTGATCTGTATCAACATTTACAAATTCATTAACCATTCCTCTATAGTTACAAGATGCTATACACCCATAGTAATTACCAAAAACACTACTTATGCGACTACTAGTCGCAACCTTCAATATTGCTCATTCATTTTTATCGAATGGCACAGAAGTACAGTTAAAATCTATTACATTCATAATTTTTCCTTCTCATGTTACAAAGTTTAAAAATAAGATGCTACGGCCTGCTTTAGCACAACCGACATCTCGCAGATTCAATACCTGAAACCTACAACGCATCTAGCCATTCCAAAAAATCTCTTTTCAGGTAGTAGACTTTCCCGGCTTCGACCCCCTTCACAGGGCCTGCTCCACTAGAATCAAGATTAGCCAAGCTTCCACGTGTATACGGGACACCGAATTCTTTTCGATATTCAGCCCACTTCGAACGTCAAAGCACAGATGGAAGCACATGATTTAACTCAGTGCTCAAATTTTTCACATACATAAGAGTCACAACTCCATTAGTTAATGTTATATAACAAGCATGCACTGAAAAACCATTACATTCAGCACAGCAATACCGAAAACATGCAAACCATGCTAGACAACACTCACTGTTGTGTCAATAGCTTTTTTGATTTTTCTCATATACTTTAAAATATTAATTATGAATTTTTTATACAAAACAAGATCAAACCACATAATTTAATATTCATAATTAATATTTAACATCACAATTAGACGCAAATGCATAATATATACTCAAAAAATACATTAGCAATATTAATAAAACACTCAGAATATTTACAGTGAATATTATATACATATTAAAAATATTCATTATTAATAATTAAGCAGTCACTCAGAATATTAATAGTGAATATTTTAAACATACTAAAATTACTCATTATCAATAATTAAGCACACACTCAGAATATTAATAGTGAATATTTTAAACATACTAAAATTACTCATTATCAATAATTAAGCATACACTCAGAATATTAATAGTGAATATTCTAGGACACACTAAAAAAGACTCATGGCGAACAATTGAGAAAGGGCGAAAGCTGACGAAAACATCACTGACTATCATCTGCTTTAACCTATAAAAGTGGGGCAGGAGTGGGGCAGATTTTACCCCAACAAAAAAAGGACTCACAGCATAAAAGCTGTAAGTCCTTGTAATATCTGGTACCGGGAGCGAGACTCGAACTCGCAAGGGCGTGAACCCGGCGGATTTTGAGTCCGTTCTATCAAGCTTCACAATAAATCACGAGATTTAATTTAAACCAACTTAAACTTTGTTTTTATTGAATTTTATACTAGAAAACCTTCATAAATCATCACTTGTGATCATTGTCCATCCTCCAAAAAAGTTGTACAGGAGTTGTACAAAAACTTGGAGATAAAAATGGCAACAAGATCGAAATGGAATAAAACAAAGTTCCCCGGAGTTCGCTACCGGGAGCATGAAACCCGCAAACACGGCATCCAGCCGGACAAATATTACACCATCACCTACAAGTATAAAGGCAAGACCAAAACCGAAGCCATCGGCTGGGCCACTCAAGGTATCAAAGCACAGGATGCGGCAAACATTCTCAGCGAGCTTAAAGTCAACCAGACGCAGGGCAAATTCCCCCAGACGCTGAAGCAAAAAAAGGAAATGGCCGCATTTGAACTCGAAGAACAGGAAGCACACGCAAAAGCAGAGAAAGCCAAAGGTATCACCTTTGATGAAATCTGGGAGCAATTTTATCGACCACAAGCGGAAGCCAACAAAGCAGCCAAATCATGGAAGCGAGAAGAAAGTTTGCATCGCATCTGGATTTCACCGGCCATTGGCAAAATCCCCTTTGCCGGTGTCTCAGCCACTGACCTTGAAAAAATAAAAATCAACATGGCTGAGAAAGAACTCAGCCCCCGCTCCATACAGTATGCGCTTGCGACCGTGCGCCAAGTATACAATGTTGCCAAGAATCTGGATATTTTCAAAGGCGATAATCCAGTCAAAAAAATCAAAATGCCCAAAATGGACAACCGGAGAACACGATTCCTTTCAGAAGATGAAGCTGTTCAGCTCCTTGAAATTTTGCAGGAAAGGAACCCTTTACTGCATAGTGTATCTTTGATTTCCCTTTACTGCGGACTGCGGGCAGGTGAAATCATTGAGCTTGAATGGCGCGACTTAAACTTCGCAGAAGATATGATTTTGATACGTGATGCCAAGAATGGATTTTCCCGCCATGCTTTCATGACCAAACAGGTCAAGCTGCAACTCCGGGAAATGCGCAAACAGGTCGCCCCCGACCAGAAGCCGGTATTCAGCGCACAACGCGGCGAAAAACTTAATGAGGTCTCCAGACTTTTCAATGAAGCAGTTGACGAGCTGGGCTTAAATGTCGGTATCGACGACCGCAGGCAGAAAGTTGTTTTCCATACCCTGCGCCACACTTTTGCAAGCTGGCTGGTTCAGCGAGGCACTCCGCTCTACACCGTAGCAAAGCTCATGGGCCATTCCACTCTGGCTATGACTGAGCGGTATGCCCATCTTGCACCGGACAACTTGAAAGCTGCTATAGCTGTTTTGGAAAATTAGCTTTTCACTATTTTATGTAGTGGCCTTTTGTACCCAGCTACACTGTTGCGAGACATCAGGGAGCTGGGTACATAATTCTATCTCCAAAGCATACTTATGGGGACAGCAAACAAGTCCTCTCCGAACGGTACAATATCTTTGCCGCCATATAAAACAACACCAGCTTTGAACTTATCGCCAAGATCTTCTTTCAATGTTTTTAATCCCCGGAAATGTTTAGGGGCTACTTGGGCGGATTGTTTAATTTCTATGCAAGCTATTTCGCCGGAAGTTTTTTCCAGAACCATATCCACTTCAAGTCCGGCATGGGTGCGGAAGTGATACGGAGTGGCTGAAACATTGCTCCATGTCAGGTGTTTGAGCACTTCATTGACCACAAAAGTTTCAACGAGCTGCCCGGCGAGTTCGGGTGTGTTCTTCAGTCGATCAGCGTCTGCGCCCATGAGGTGAGCCGCAAGCCCGCAGTCCACCAAGTAAAGCTTGGGAGATTTGACCAGACGTTTACCTAGATTCGGTCCCCATGCCGGAAGAAAATGGATCAGGAATACTTTTTCAAGCAGGTCCATGTAGCGGCGAAGTGTCGCATTGGGAATCTGCATGGTTCGAGATAGTTCCGACAAATTGAGCTGATTGGCTGTACGTGTTGCGAGCAGCCGCACAAGCTTAAGCATGACGGCTGTTTCCTGAATACGGGCGATGTCGCGTATATCCCGCTCAATGATGGATGTCAGGTATGACTCAAACCATGCATCCCGCCGCTTTAGCGATTTGCGAGCCATGACTTCAGGATAGCCGCCCGTGACAATCATTTCGGGAAGATCGTATTCGTTCGTTTCGTATTCACGTATGAAATCTTTGTTGAACAATGTCTCCACAAAATCTGCCTTGTGCCTATGGATCTCGACTTGGGCTAGAGGCCAGAGAGTCTGTATCTCCATGCGTCCGGCAAGTGAATCGCTTACAAGTGGCAAAGTCAGCAGATTTGCAGAACCTGTCAGAAGAAATTGCCCCGGCTTTCTGTCATTATCCACTGCCTCTTTGATTGCCAGCAACAATTCCGGGACACGCTGCACCTCATCAATAATAAGCGGCTTCGGCTGTCCGGCAATAAAAGCCGTTGGATCATCGGCAGCCAAGGCCAGAGATGTGGCATTGTCGAGAGTGACATACTTGGCTTTATAGGCATCAGAGAGAAGATTTTTGACCAAAGTGCTTTTACCCACCTGTCTGGCCCCGCGCAGAAAAAGAACGGGGGAATCTTCCAGTGCCTCAACAAGTTCTTGAGTGATATTTCGTAAGTACATGGTGAAATATTTACCACCTAATGGTAAAATTTCAAGGTAAAAATGTAGTACTCAAAATATGAGCGAGCGTCCGTTTGCGGCGAAGCTTATTATCGCCATACATTGAACAGTAAAGCCTGAATCATGATATTTTTTGATACTGGATGATATTTTTTGAGAAATTTTGATTTAGTTTGATTCAGATTGATTTTCTTTGCCATTATTCTTTATTGTGCGAGATTATTTGCTATTTTTCCAAAACTGCACCCAAAATACCAAAAAATGGCAAACTTTCTCATGGTGCCATAAGGCAGGACAGGTAAGGTAGTCCCACTTTTTCAAAGCGGTGTACCTTACGTCCTGCCCAGCCTTGGGCTGAGGGTGACTTATTCACCTTCGGTTCAACGTGTTTTGATTGATGGGACTTAAGGACTGCTCAGCTTTAATCGTCACGATTAAAAATATATTTATCCATCGGTTATAATATTTAAGGGCCATTCCTCATTAACCTTACCATCCAGCAGATTGCCACCCTTATTTGGTTTACGGCCATAGCTGCCCATCTGTTTCAGCCAGAAGAGGACCCCGGCAGTTTTGCATGTGTCGCGGAGTTTTCTTGCCCATTCCGGTTTCATTTCTCTTGCGCCGCTCCCGGATTCACCTCCGGCAACAACCCAGTCTATGTCCTCCAGCATTTGGGGGATAAGGTCCGGCAAGCCGTCAAGTAGCGGTTCAAATGTCACTGCCCGTGCTGTTGCGGGAACCTTTTTTAGGTTTTCAATGCGGTAGAGGTATTGGTTGGCCTCAACGGTTACTCCGGGCATGATGTTCGGGGTATAGTTGAATTCGTGGGCCAGCTCGGCAAGCCGGGTGGACCGTTTGGTCAGGAAATGAAAAGTGTGCTGCGGAGCCTGATTCATGATGGTGAAAATTTCGCGCAGGAATTCAACCGGAACATCCTTGTGGAAGGTGTCCGACATGCTGTTTACAAAGTAGAAGGTCGGCTTTTTTCTTTTGAGCACCGCTTCCATAACACCCGGATGACAGGTGATCTTTGCTCCGTTTTTATATTTTGGGTTTCCGAAACTTTGCAGTCTGGGAATCATGCGCAGGGCATAGCAGTTCTTGCAGCCGGGGCTGTGTTTGTCACATCCGGTAATGGGGTTGATGGTGATTACTTTGGGGCGTTTAAATGTGCTTGTCATTTCCTTGCTCTTGTCTTGATGAGAGCAGAACCTGCTTGATCTATTGGATGGACAGGTTCTGCTTTATTAATAGTTGTGTTCAGGAATCTAAATCAAGCAATTCCAGTACAATGCGATAGGCCGTATCTACAGCCGGAACGCATACGGTTTTTGGGGTCTCCGATTCTATATATTCTGCGAAAAGCTCTGGATCAGTCAAATCCACACCAATCAGTTCGCGACACTGGATGGTTTTCATTTCCGCCTCGAATCGACGGCGGAACTCCTGAATCACGGTCATATTTTGATACCATATCTGTTTGTTTTCAGCAGGGCCTTGTACAAGGCCGATTGACATTACAGCACCGGAGACGGCACCGCATACGGTCCCGGTAAGGCCCATGCCGCCACTTAAGCCTGTGGCTACGCCCGGAATAATGTCGCTTTCAATGTCGATTTTCTGGCTCACGGCCAGCAATACTGATTCAGATCAGGAAAAGCCTTGTTCCATGAAATGGGAAGCAGTGTGGGTGGTCATAGTTTTCTCCTTTATCCGGGTTAGGGTGGTTGCGTTTGATGTAATTAGAATCCCCATTTGCGATCAAAAAGAAAAGTGGCGTATACGACATAAAAATGTTCTAATGCGTCATGAGGAAAACGCGATGAGGAAAATAACTATTTTGATGCCGCACAGGTTTATGCTTTCATCTCTGGCAATCCCTCTGGATGCATTCAAGGGGGCCGGGGTATATTGGAATATTTTAAACGACAGGGAACCTGAGCCACTATTCGAGGTCAAGACGGTCAGCATCGACGGCAATCCGGTGCAGACTTATGATGGTCTTGAACTCAAGCCGGACGGCTCCATTCAAGACGTGAAGGACAGCGAGACCATCCTTATTCCACCCTCGGACGCATCGGAAGCATTGCGGCCGGAAGAGGTTGAATGGATTATGACGGCTCACGCACGGGGGGCGCATATTGCCAGCATCTGCCTTGGTGCGTTTTTGCTGGCAAAGACCGGATTACTTGACGGCAAGACCGCAACGACCCATTGGGGCTATGTGAATCGTTTTCGCAAGGAATTCCCGGCGGTGCGTTTGAAACCGGATAAAATCATCACTGATGAAGGAAATATGTTTTGCACGGGTGGGGCCAATGCCGGGGGCGATCTTTCCCTTTACCTCATAGCAAAATACGTAAGCTGGGAGGTGGCGCATCAGACCGCACGGGTCATGCTCATGGATGCGGACAGGATTTCACAGTCCCCGTATTCGACATTCCGCTTTGATAAATCCCATGGAGATAAGCAGATATTGGACATCCAGTTCTGGCTTGAAGATAACTTCAGTGAAGATGTCACAGTGGAGCAGCTTGCGGAAAAAGTCGGCATGTCACGCCGGACATTCGAGAGGCGGTTCAAGGATATTACCGGGGATTCCCCCAGACGGTGCATTCAGCGGATCAGAGTGGAAAAGGCCAAACGGTTTCTTGAACTGGGCGGAAAAACCTTTGATGAAATCACCTATCTGGTTGGATATGAGGACAGCAGTACATTCAGCAGGGTTTTCAAGAAAAGTACCGGGCTTACCCCGAACCTGTACAGGCGGAAATACAACCAGACTTGTTAAATATATTAATTGTTTTTTGAGGTCCGACCGAATTTAATCCGGTCGGACCTGAGTTTTGCACAAAGTTTTTATTTATCTGCCCACTGAGTCTGTCTTTCTTGCCATTCCTGAAAATCGTCAGCATCAAATCGGACATAATCCCAGTGACCATAACCCTTGGTAAAGTCCAGAACGCAGCCCATTTCAGGGCGGATGCGATACACGGCCATTCCCTCTCCGGGATAGGCGGTGTCGCCTTCGTACTTGGCGAACTGTTTCATATGGGGAAGCCGGGTAAGAAACTGGTGGTAGAGGTCTCCGATTTCCGCTTTGCAGGTGACCTTTTCAGCGCGGGCGGCCATGGTGATGCCCTGCATCCTTCCAAAGTCGTGGTCAAAGGAGGGCGTGAGCGTGAATGATATGCGCGGGTCCCGTTCAATGTTTTGTGCCTTGGAAGCGGCTTCGTGGGTCTGGAAATACAGGGTCAGGCCGAGATTCCAGATATCAACTACGTTGGCTTGCGGCCAGCCGTCGGCCCGCACAGTGGCGAGGGATATTTCGCTTTGGCGGGCAAACATGTCGAGTATGAGAGCGCGAATTTCGTCGCTCAACTTGGCGGGTTCGCCTGTAGGGTTCCAGTTGGCCATGATTTCGGTCATTTCGGCCTTGAAATCTCTTTTTGTGCTCAGTTCAGTCATGTTTTATTCCCCCGTCACAACCAGGTCTGCGTGTCCGAATCCTTTTTCGAAATCAAGAATGGAAATCACGGTGGGAATGATGCGGTATTTGGTGATGTTGGGATCAGGAAAGACCGGATCGCCGTCATTGTAAGTAATATCCGCCAGTTCAGGCATTTTTTCGAGCAGCAAGCGGGTGCATTCCTTCGCAGTCTCCTCGTCTGTGACCGGCTCTGCGTAACCTGCCAGCGAAATACCGCAACCGTTGGCGACGTTTTCATAGAAAGGTGAAATGGCTATGGAAATACGGTTATCACGGGCGATGTTGAGTGCCTTGGATGACTTTGTAAAGGTCTCGAAATAGATGTGCTCTTCCATGCTGACAAAGCCTACGGTATTTGCCTGCGGCCAGCCGTCTTCGCGGGTGGTGCAGATGACCATGTCCTTGCACTGCCCGAGGATTTCAATCATTTTCCGGCGCAATTCTTCAGTCATTTCTGTGGCACCGTTGCCGTAGATCCTTTTTTTGATCACTTCGTCCATTTCATTTTCAGCCTGCAATTTTTTGTTGTTCAGATCGTTCATTATCCACTCCCTTTTGCACATTGTTCTTGTTGTCTTGCCCAATTCATTTTTGAAATTTTACATGTTGCATTACTTTTCATAAGTGGCGTATGCGGCATAAAAATGTTCAAATGCGACACAAAGAAGGCCTGAGAGAAATCACAATGGCAACATTTTGAGTGTATCAAAGATAAGGCCCGGACAGGTCCGGACCTCGTGCTGCAATGAGTTTTTTCGGTTCATGAATTCCTGCTTAGCTGTTTATGGGAATAAGTTCCTGAGCAAGTTTGGTTGCTTCAGCCTCAAAAGTGGAGACATCCTCATCCGGGCTGCCCATGGAAAGTCCGGCGGCACGGATAACCTTAAAATCATAGCCGTAAAGATCGGCCAAAAGCTGTTGCCGCTCCACAACATCGCGCTGGTTTTCCTCTACGTCAGCCTGAGTCACAACAAATATGACAGTTTTTCCTTCTGGAAGGCGTGAAATATAGGGATTTGTCTTTTCGGGCTGGTAATCAATGTGGGACCACGTGCGGTCCAGAAATGTTTTGAACTGGCCGGAGACATCCAGATAGTAAACGGGTGTGGAATAGACGATGATGTCAGCTTCGCGCATACCGTCCAGCACCGGGGTCAAATCATCCTTGAGAATGCACTTATCGTCTTTGGAGTGGCATTTTTCACAGCCCTGACACCCTTTGTAATTCATGCCGTTCAGATAAAATTCCTGCACTTCAGCTCCGTTCTGCTCGGCCACAGTGGTGAAAGATTTTGCGATACGGCTGCTGGTTCCTTTTTTTCTGGGGCTGCCCAGTATGCTGAGGACTTTCATGACTTGCTCCTGTTTTGAGGTTTTGTTTGGATTAATTTTTTAGTACAGTTGACTAGGTCATTTGTACTAAGATTGTATTTAGGTCTGGTGTACTAGATTGTCAATCCCCAAGCGCAAAATTTTCAGGTTACAATTTCCTGAACTTGACAGCGAAGGTATGAGCGGCCAAGTTTAGGCCCAGTGTTTTCAAGCCAAAGGAGCAAGTTTTGTCAGAATGCAGTCCCAAAAAAGTGAGTCCCAAAGTCGCGCTGATTATTGAGAGCACCCTTGAAATTCTCCGTGACCATGGGGAGCAGGGTTTATCCATGCGTAAGGTCGCTGCCAAAGCGGGCATGGCTTTGGGGAATCTGCAATATTACTTCAAGAACAAAACCGCCTTGCTGATCGGTTTGGGTGATGTTTATTTCGGACAATGCGCCGAGCATTATCAGCAGGAACTTGCAGCGCAGAATCCGCAGGGCAAGGATGAGATAATCCGTTTTCTGGTGGATTACGGAGTTAATTACGGTGATTCCGAAATCGGGAAAGTTATCCGCGAACTCTGGGGAATCGCGGATCGCAATGAGGAAATCAAAAACCAGCTGCACGGCTTTTATCAGCATTACGTGAAAGATTATGCAGAAATGCTGGCCCCCTTCGCCAAAGATCGTGACTGCGCAATCAAGGCTGCGTCTGTGCTGATTATGTCAGTTGATGGACATGGTATGATTTCATCTTCGCTGCCTTTGAGTAAGCAGGAAGTATCCGGGCTGCTGGTGCGAATGGTTGAATCCTGCCTTGCAGGAAAGTTTTCCGGGTAGCGAAAGTATGTTCGCAAACCACGTTGACAGTTTCAGACCGATCGGTTTATAAGAAAGCATATGGCAAGACCAAAGGCATATGACCGGGAAAAAGTCCTTGATGCGGCAACGGAAATATTCTGGAGAAAAGGCTACAATGCCGCCTCTCTGGCTGATCTGGTGGCAGCAACGGGACTGAACAAACACAGCATGTACAAAGAGTTCGGCAGCAAAGCCGGGCTTTTTGCTGCCTGCCTTGACCATTATGCCGCTACCGCATGGCAGAAGCTGGGCAAAATCCTGAAACGCGAACCGCTTGGGCTTGAGAATATCCGGGCCTTTTTTGCAGAGCGGATTCAGTACACCTGTTCTGAAGATTACAAGAGTTGCCTGACCCTGAAAGCAACTGTCGGGATTAATTTGCTCGAAAGCAATGCTGTGGAACGGCTTGCTGTCCATGAAAAAGTGTTCAAGCAAGCATTTTGGGATTGTCTCCAGGCTGCCATTGACAATGGAGAGTTGCCCAAAGGTAAGGACCCTGCGTTGCTGACGGATTTTTTGTTGAATAATATTCGTGGCATGCTTGTCTCTGCGGAGTTGAGTAAAGACGAAGACAGGGCGCGGAAGATTGTGGAACTGGTAATGGGAACACTTGAGTCGTGACAATGTCTTTAAGTGTGACCATTTTTTTTGAACAATTACAGAACGATCGGTTTAAAAATAGAGAAAATTCAATGAGTGAAAGTCAGATTGAAAAAAACGAAAAACGCAAAGAGAACCTTGGTAAATTTCTGGAAACAATGCCGGAAGCGGGAAAAAATGTGATCGAAATGGTGGAAATTGCCTATAAAGACGGTGCCATCGACTCAAAAACCAAACGGCTGATGGCTCTGGGGATCGGCCTTGCTGTGGGTTGTGAA from Desulfovibrio sp. JC010 includes the following:
- a CDS encoding helix-turn-helix domain-containing protein; amino-acid sequence: MTTLQDAFGKRLRDIRRRMDLTQEKLADSADMSVQYISDIERGKRNPSLSSIETLARALDMSVSDLFNMEEFQIDAGEMRDKLISRIEQADEEKLRVFFAISRTILG
- a CDS encoding site-specific integrase, whose protein sequence is MATRSKWNKTKFPGVRYREHETRKHGIQPDKYYTITYKYKGKTKTEAIGWATQGIKAQDAANILSELKVNQTQGKFPQTLKQKKEMAAFELEEQEAHAKAEKAKGITFDEIWEQFYRPQAEANKAAKSWKREESLHRIWISPAIGKIPFAGVSATDLEKIKINMAEKELSPRSIQYALATVRQVYNVAKNLDIFKGDNPVKKIKMPKMDNRRTRFLSEDEAVQLLEILQERNPLLHSVSLISLYCGLRAGEIIELEWRDLNFAEDMILIRDAKNGFSRHAFMTKQVKLQLREMRKQVAPDQKPVFSAQRGEKLNEVSRLFNEAVDELGLNVGIDDRRQKVVFHTLRHTFASWLVQRGTPLYTVAKLMGHSTLAMTERYAHLAPDNLKAAIAVLEN
- a CDS encoding ATP-binding protein; the protein is MYLRNITQELVEALEDSPVLFLRGARQVGKSTLVKNLLSDAYKAKYVTLDNATSLALAADDPTAFIAGQPKPLIIDEVQRVPELLLAIKEAVDNDRKPGQFLLTGSANLLTLPLVSDSLAGRMEIQTLWPLAQVEIHRHKADFVETLFNKDFIREYETNEYDLPEMIVTGGYPEVMARKSLKRRDAWFESYLTSIIERDIRDIARIQETAVMLKLVRLLATRTANQLNLSELSRTMQIPNATLRRYMDLLEKVFLIHFLPAWGPNLGKRLVKSPKLYLVDCGLAAHLMGADADRLKNTPELAGQLVETFVVNEVLKHLTWSNVSATPYHFRTHAGLEVDMVLEKTSGEIACIEIKQSAQVAPKHFRGLKTLKEDLGDKFKAGVVLYGGKDIVPFGEDLFAVPISMLWR
- a CDS encoding DUF5131 family protein — encoded protein: MTSTFKRPKVITINPITGCDKHSPGCKNCYALRMIPRLQSFGNPKYKNGAKITCHPGVMEAVLKRKKPTFYFVNSMSDTFHKDVPVEFLREIFTIMNQAPQHTFHFLTKRSTRLAELAHEFNYTPNIMPGVTVEANQYLYRIENLKKVPATARAVTFEPLLDGLPDLIPQMLEDIDWVVAGGESGSGAREMKPEWARKLRDTCKTAGVLFWLKQMGSYGRKPNKGGNLLDGKVNEEWPLNIITDG
- a CDS encoding C-GCAxxG-C-C family protein, producing the protein MLAVSQKIDIESDIIPGVATGLSGGMGLTGTVCGAVSGAVMSIGLVQGPAENKQIWYQNMTVIQEFRRRFEAEMKTIQCRELIGVDLTDPELFAEYIESETPKTVCVPAVDTAYRIVLELLDLDS
- a CDS encoding GlxA family transcriptional regulator codes for the protein MRKITILMPHRFMLSSLAIPLDAFKGAGVYWNILNDREPEPLFEVKTVSIDGNPVQTYDGLELKPDGSIQDVKDSETILIPPSDASEALRPEEVEWIMTAHARGAHIASICLGAFLLAKTGLLDGKTATTHWGYVNRFRKEFPAVRLKPDKIITDEGNMFCTGGANAGGDLSLYLIAKYVSWEVAHQTARVMLMDADRISQSPYSTFRFDKSHGDKQILDIQFWLEDNFSEDVTVEQLAEKVGMSRRTFERRFKDITGDSPRRCIQRIRVEKAKRFLELGGKTFDEITYLVGYEDSSTFSRVFKKSTGLTPNLYRRKYNQTC
- a CDS encoding pyridoxamine 5'-phosphate oxidase family protein, with the translated sequence MTELSTKRDFKAEMTEIMANWNPTGEPAKLSDEIRALILDMFARQSEISLATVRADGWPQANVVDIWNLGLTLYFQTHEAASKAQNIERDPRISFTLTPSFDHDFGRMQGITMAARAEKVTCKAEIGDLYHQFLTRLPHMKQFAKYEGDTAYPGEGMAVYRIRPEMGCVLDFTKGYGHWDYVRFDADDFQEWQERQTQWADK
- a CDS encoding pyridoxamine 5'-phosphate oxidase family protein; translated protein: MNDLNNKKLQAENEMDEVIKKRIYGNGATEMTEELRRKMIEILGQCKDMVICTTREDGWPQANTVGFVSMEEHIYFETFTKSSKALNIARDNRISIAISPFYENVANGCGISLAGYAEPVTDEETAKECTRLLLEKMPELADITYNDGDPVFPDPNITKYRIIPTVISILDFEKGFGHADLVVTGE
- a CDS encoding flavodoxin family protein, producing MKVLSILGSPRKKGTSSRIAKSFTTVAEQNGAEVQEFYLNGMNYKGCQGCEKCHSKDDKCILKDDLTPVLDGMREADIIVYSTPVYYLDVSGQFKTFLDRTWSHIDYQPEKTNPYISRLPEGKTVIFVVTQADVEENQRDVVERQQLLADLYGYDFKVIRAAGLSMGSPDEDVSTFEAEATKLAQELIPINS